Within the Gloeobacter kilaueensis JS1 genome, the region CTGCTAGACCGCCATCGCTAAATAGCCAGCGAGCTACCTGATCAGCACATAAGCCGATAATCAAGCTGGATAAACCGACTGCTACGGTGCAGGTGAGCACTGCCGCAAGCCCGAGCGGTGCAATAAGCAAGATGACGAGGGTGACAGCCGTGTTGACTGAGGCAACGGCGACGTTGCGGAAGAACAAGAGGCGAGCAGAGTTCATAGCTAGACAGTAGAAAGCAGCTACATCCTTAATATGCGCAGGATGTGAGAATTAAGCACCTCAAAGGGATGTTTACCTGAAATAATGCCGATCTCGAGTAAAATTTTTCCCATCGTCTGCGTCAGGTGCTCAGAACCGCGAATCTCAGATAGCCCTTCATAACCGTGGGCGACGATGCAGCGGTTACGCAGGTCGCCGTAACTGTTGATGACGCGCAGATGTAAGAGTAGTATATCTTGGTTGAAGTATTCTAAAATTGCCTCAAGGATCCGGCGGTTGAAATCGCTGTTGAGCTGCAACCTGCCCCCACCTGGCAGACGGTAGCCATCCAGGTACTTGCGTAGCTTCCCGCCGTCTATCTGGTCAATTACCTGCCAGTGATTGCGGTTGAGAAGGGTAAGTCCACATCGTTCTTCAACGACAAGCTGCATAACAGCCTCCTGAAAACGGAAGACCCGTCCGAGAAAATCGGAGTACTCACACGTAGCAAACCTGACGAGAGCGTTGAAGTAGAGTTCACGCAAAAGCACCGGGGGACGGCGCTGACGTAGAGGAGTGATCTCTCGCATTAACTCATTCCGCAGAGGCGAGTCTACGTCGGCGAGGGCAGCATGAGCACGATTAAAATCGAAGGCAAGCCGGAAGCGACCGAAGCGCAGTAGCCCCGTCAACTGCGGGGTTTCCAAATGTGACTGCGCAAGGCTGTCAAGGGCACCAGCATAGTTGAAGTCAGCAATCTGACGGGCAAGCACCTTTGCGTCGAACTCGTCACGGAGGTAGGAAGTGTCGCTTTCAAAAACTCGTGCCTGAGCGACACTCATCTGTGTTGGGTCACGAACTTGCCAGACACGGGCGTTTGGCACATATCCGGCTGCTTGTAGCAAATTCCACGCCGACTTCATTGCCGGTG harbors:
- the csx18 gene encoding CRISPR-associated protein Csx18, which gives rise to MNSARLLFFRNVAVASVNTAVTLVILLIAPLGLAAVLTCTVAVGLSSLIIGLCADQVARWLFSDGGLAVRAPRE